TGGCGCGCGAACTGGAGCAGGAAGGCGTCGGGCCGGTGCACCGCGTGGCCCTCGGCGTGGACCTCGGACGCTTCCATCCGGACCTCCGCGCGGAGGCCCCCGAGACCCGGCGCCGGTACAACCTGCCGGACGCGCCGCTGGCGCTCTACCTGGGGCGATTCACGGAAGAGAAGCAGCTCGACCTGCTGCTCGGCGCCTGGCCCGAGGTGGAGCGCCGTACCGGGGCCTGGCTGGTGCTGGTGGGCGCCGGTCCCCGGGAAGCGCGGCTGCGCGCCCTGGCCGAAGGGAAGCAGGTGCGGTTCATCCCGTATGTCCGGGACCGCCATGAGGTGGCCCGCCTGCTCGCCGCAGCCGAGCTCTATCTCTCCCCCGGGCCGGCGGAGAGCTTCGGCCTGAGCGCCCTCGAGGCGATGGCCACCGGGACGCCGGTACTTTCGGTGGAGGCGGGCGGGGTCGCGGATCGGGTGCGTGCCTCCGGCGCCGGGGCGCTGTACGCCGTCGGTGACACCAACGCCTGCGCCGAGGCGGCGCTGACCCTGCTGCGCGGCGGCCGCCAGGCGCTGGGGCAGGTGGCCCGCGGCTTCGCGGAGCGGCACCACGCCTGGGACCAGGCCTTCGACGGGATCTTCGCCGTGTATCGCTCGCTGCTGGCGTCCGGGCGGTGATGGCCCTCTCGCCGCTCGCCGCGCACGGGACCTGCCTGGCGCTCGTCCTGCTCGACCTGGCGGCCCGCGCGGTGCGCATCCGGGCCTGCACTCGCGCCGTCGGGTACCCGGTCACGCCCCGGCAGGCCCTCCAGCTCAACGCCTGGGGCGATGCGGCGGCGGGCCTCACCCCGATGCGCGTCGGCGGCGAGGCCGCTCGCCTCGCGGGACTGCTTCGCGCCGGGGTGCCGGCGGCGCAGGCGTTCCTCGCCGTCGGAATCGAGGTCGTGCTCGCGTATCCGGTGGTGTTCGCCTTCGGCGGGATCCTGCTCTGGCGGTACGCCCCGGACTGGTGGAGCCAGGCGGGGCCGGAACTGCGCGGCCGGCTCAGCAGCGGCTGGCCCTGGGTGGCGTTCGTGGGGCTGCTGAGTGTCGCCGCCGGCGCGGTGGCGTGGCGCTGGCGTCGGGTGCCGTTCCGTGAGCCGGAGCGCGGGGCGCACCGGCTCCGCGCGGGGAGGGCGCGGCTCCCCTGGCCGTTGTTGCTGGTCTGCCTGCCCACCTCGCTCATCAACGTGGCCGCGCGGACCCTGGTGCTGCCGGTGCTCGCGGCCACGCTGCCGGCGCCTCCCCCGCTCGGGGTGCTGCTCGTCGGCAGCTTCGTCCTGCTCTACAGCCAGCTGCTGCTGCCGACGCCCGCGGGCGCGGGCGCGGTGGACCTCGCGCTGCTGGGCGGCGCGGCCGGCCAGCTCAGCGGGGGCGTGACGCTCCTGCTCGCCTGGCGCTTCTACACGGTGGGGATCGGGGTGC
The Gemmatimonadota bacterium DNA segment above includes these coding regions:
- a CDS encoding glycosyltransferase, whose protein sequence is MTVPTDRGAPPGFLPPGDPALDLSRSSFPSRLARPGTLTVLDITKYFGDATGGIRTYLLAKAAYVQSRADLRQLLVVPGPHDGLGHAGHVRCYRLKGPRIPFDQSYRFLLATRTTRRILEHERPDLIEVGSPWLVPWITRRANRALQAPLVWFYHTHFPRIIDPLGAGGVRSTLGRAAWGYVRRLAGMYRGILAASESMARELEQEGVGPVHRVALGVDLGRFHPDLRAEAPETRRRYNLPDAPLALYLGRFTEEKQLDLLLGAWPEVERRTGAWLVLVGAGPREARLRALAEGKQVRFIPYVRDRHEVARLLAAAELYLSPGPAESFGLSALEAMATGTPVLSVEAGGVADRVRASGAGALYAVGDTNACAEAALTLLRGGRQALGQVARGFAERHHAWDQAFDGIFAVYRSLLASGR
- a CDS encoding flippase-like domain-containing protein, encoding MALSPLAAHGTCLALVLLDLAARAVRIRACTRAVGYPVTPRQALQLNAWGDAAAGLTPMRVGGEAARLAGLLRAGVPAAQAFLAVGIEVVLAYPVVFAFGGILLWRYAPDWWSQAGPELRGRLSSGWPWVAFVGLLSVAAGAVAWRWRRVPFREPERGAHRLRAGRARLPWPLLLVCLPTSLINVAARTLVLPVLAATLPAPPPLGVLLVGSFVLLYSQLLLPTPAGAGAVDLALLGGAAGQLSGGVTLLLAWRFYTVGIGVLLGVALALRAFGLVPLRRAVARFTRRGGITPAEDPSPPA